The proteins below come from a single Chryseobacterium capnotolerans genomic window:
- the ccoG gene encoding cytochrome c oxidase accessory protein CcoG has protein sequence MSAESNNIKSLEIENEDFRNSVGTMDETGKRKWIFPRKPKGKYTNYRNYTSYALLALFFGLPFLKINNNPFFLFNVIDRKFFIIGQPFYLQDFFILALGAVTSVIFVMLFTVVFGRIFCGWLCPQTLFMEMVFRKIEYWIEGDRNKQMKLDRQDWDAEKIRKRVTKWSVFILISMIISTFMFMYIVGYEQVFQIMIEGPAEHPLKFITMIFFTMTFYFVFAWLREQVCTLVCPYGRLQGVLIDKQTINVYYDFKRGEGRSKWRNNEDRKAAGKGDCIDCNQCVVVCPTGIDIRHGQQLECVNCTACIDACDEVMDKVGLPKGLIRYATESEIENQEKFKFTSRMKATTVILALLVGFLGFLMYDRGSMEAKFIKPAGSTFFIKDGKITNTFIYTLLNKSNEKKMLTIKVVSPEDAEITYFGSEKIILKGDQILKGNINISFPEDKIKFSKQNMVIGVFDEEGKMVDSFETTFEGPFKLAL, from the coding sequence ATGAGCGCAGAGTCCAACAACATCAAATCCCTGGAAATTGAAAATGAAGATTTTAGAAATTCGGTAGGAACAATGGATGAGACCGGAAAAAGAAAATGGATCTTTCCCAGAAAACCAAAAGGAAAATATACCAATTACAGGAACTATACCAGCTATGCATTACTTGCTCTTTTCTTTGGATTGCCTTTTCTAAAGATCAATAATAATCCTTTCTTCCTGTTTAATGTTATCGACAGGAAATTCTTTATCATCGGGCAGCCATTTTACCTTCAGGACTTTTTTATCCTGGCCTTGGGAGCAGTTACCTCTGTGATCTTCGTTATGCTCTTTACCGTAGTTTTCGGAAGAATATTCTGTGGATGGCTATGTCCGCAAACTTTATTCATGGAAATGGTTTTCCGTAAAATAGAATACTGGATTGAAGGTGACCGAAACAAACAAATGAAGCTCGACAGACAGGACTGGGACGCCGAAAAGATCAGAAAAAGAGTTACGAAATGGTCTGTATTTATTTTGATTTCTATGATCATCTCTACTTTTATGTTCATGTATATCGTAGGCTATGAGCAGGTATTCCAGATTATGATTGAGGGACCTGCAGAACACCCTTTAAAGTTCATCACCATGATTTTTTTTACGATGACTTTCTATTTTGTTTTTGCATGGCTTCGTGAGCAGGTATGTACTCTGGTTTGTCCTTACGGAAGACTTCAGGGAGTTTTAATAGATAAGCAGACGATCAACGTATATTACGATTTTAAAAGAGGGGAAGGCCGTTCGAAATGGAGAAATAATGAGGATAGAAAAGCGGCCGGCAAAGGAGATTGTATAGATTGTAATCAATGCGTTGTAGTCTGTCCTACGGGAATTGATATCAGACATGGACAACAATTGGAGTGTGTAAACTGTACAGCATGTATTGATGCCTGTGATGAGGTCATGGATAAGGTAGGATTACCTAAAGGGCTGATCCGTTATGCTACCGAATCTGAAATTGAAAATCAGGAGAAGTTCAAATTTACTTCGAGAATGAAGGCGACTACTGTCATTCTTGCTCTTTTAGTAGGATTCCTAGGTTTTTTAATGTATGACCGTGGATCTATGGAAGCCAAGTTTATTAAGCCAGCCGGTTCTACATTTTTTATTAAGGATGGGAAAATCACTAATACATTCATTTACACCCTCCTGAATAAATCAAATGAGAAAAAGATGCTGACTATTAAAGTCGTGAGCCCTGAAGATGCTGAAATCACTTACTTCGGATCTGAAAAAATTATCCTGAAGGGAGACCAGATCTTAAAAGGAAATATCAACATCTCTTTCCCGGAAGATAAAATCAAATTCTCTAAACAAAATATGGTCATTGGTGTTTTTGATGAAGAAGGAAAAATGGTAGATTCATTTGAGACCACTTTTGAAGGACCATTTAAGTTAGCACTGTAA
- a CDS encoding AraC family transcriptional regulator, with protein MKNHLIVGHQHIEKPHRHDFYATVLFTRGSGIHEIDFQRYDVSEGSLFFLSPGQIHSWELSEDIDGYIFFCSQEFYEMHYVNQKLRNFPFFGSVSFPRKLQLDAVELKKNIDLFQELERDHQSNNLMKNGLILSLMSQVFINSTRLFSKDFDTLTSSAGLSYFKHYQDFESLVEQYFTEHKSIAYYASLLGISSKHLNRTVQAVVQKTATEVITERVVLEAKRMLMYLNENLVEIAFRLGYEEYSYFVRVFRKNSGMTPTQFMRKYKA; from the coding sequence ATGAAAAACCATTTGATTGTGGGACATCAGCATATAGAAAAACCTCACAGACATGATTTTTATGCTACAGTTCTTTTTACCAGAGGAAGCGGTATTCATGAAATTGATTTCCAAAGGTATGATGTTTCAGAAGGGAGTTTGTTTTTTCTCTCACCAGGACAAATTCACAGCTGGGAACTTTCAGAAGATATAGATGGATATATTTTCTTTTGTTCTCAGGAATTTTATGAAATGCATTATGTGAACCAGAAACTGAGAAATTTTCCTTTTTTCGGATCTGTGTCTTTTCCAAGAAAATTACAGTTGGATGCAGTAGAGTTGAAGAAGAATATTGATCTTTTTCAGGAATTGGAGAGGGATCATCAGTCTAATAATCTGATGAAAAATGGTCTTATCCTTTCATTGATGTCTCAGGTTTTTATCAACTCAACCCGTTTGTTTTCAAAGGATTTTGATACATTGACCTCTTCTGCCGGGCTTTCCTATTTTAAGCATTACCAGGATTTCGAAAGCCTTGTTGAACAGTATTTTACAGAGCACAAATCAATTGCTTATTATGCTTCCTTATTGGGTATTTCGTCAAAGCATCTTAACAGAACTGTGCAGGCTGTAGTGCAGAAAACGGCTACAGAAGTTATTACAGAAAGGGTGGTGCTGGAAGCTAAAAGAATGCTGATGTATCTGAACGAGAATCTCGTGGAAATTGCTTTCAGATTAGGCTATGAAGAATATTCTTACTTTGTAAGAGTATTCCGGAAAAATTCCGGAATGACTCCTACTCAGTTTATGAGGAAATATAAGGCCTAA